The following proteins are encoded in a genomic region of Cryptomeria japonica chromosome 11, Sugi_1.0, whole genome shotgun sequence:
- the LOC131072885 gene encoding cytochrome P450 71AU50-like: MQPINKVFDEFADKLIDEHIERRRVKKSEKPDIVDVMLNMAEIGSAEIQVSWLHIKAIITDMLIAGVETSTTTLEWAMTELLRNPQAMSRAQEEIELKVGRDRIVRESDLVSLDYLRCLVKETLRLHAPAPLLMAHESTQGCNVGGYYIPPKTRFFVNVWAIGRDERVWEDPLEFKPERFIGSSIDVNGHHFELFSFGTGRRGCPGIYMGFSSVYLVVAQLIHCFHWNVRGRFG; the protein is encoded by the exons ATGCAGCCTATCAATAAGGTATTCGATGAGTTTGCTGACAAGCTCATCGATGAGCACATTGAGCGAAGAAGGGTAAAAAAGTCGGAAAAACCGGACATTGTGGACGTGATGCTGAACATGGCTGAGATCGGAAGTGCGGAGATACAAGTCTCTTGGCTTCACATCAAAGCAATCATCACG GATATGTTAATTGCTGGAGTAGAGACATCTACCACAACTTTAGAATGGGCAATGACTGAGCTGTTGAGAAACCCTCAAGCAATGTCAAGGGCACAAGAGGAGATTGAATTAAAGGTTGGAAGAGATCGTATAGTAAGAGAGAGTGATCTGGTAAGCTTAGACTACTTGCGATGTTTGGTGAAGGAAACTCTTCGACTACATGCACCAGCGCCCTTGCTCATGGCACACGAGTCCACCCAGGGTTGCAATGTTGGAGGATACTACATTCCACCAAAAACAAGGTTCTTTGTGAATGTTTGGGCAATCGGAAGGGATGAAAGAGTTTGGGAAGATCCTTTAGAATTCAAGCCCGAGAGATTTATTGGCTCAAGCATAGATGTGAATGGCCACCACTTCGAATTGTTCTCTTTCGGAACAGGAAGGAGAGGATGCCCTGGGATTTACATGGGGTTTTCTTCTGTTTACTTGGTTGTGGCTCAGCTCATACATTGCTTTCATTGGAATGTGAGAGGGCGATTTGGATAG